In Thermococcus sp., a genomic segment contains:
- the fdhF gene encoding formate dehydrogenase subunit alpha — MRVPVVCPYCGVGCRLYIEKTPEGYRLDYADDILGIPNEKGSLCPKGNAVLDLFSKDRLKKPLKAKEEGKFVEISWGNAIKEVAIRLREIAKDDPNQLMFFGSAKTYNEPNYLIQKLARMLGTNNIDHCARLCHSSTVAGLKAVFGAGAMTNTYRDIEMADVIVIWGHNYAETHPVGFRYVLKAKERGAKVIVVDPRYTRTAWFSDIFLQLHPGTDIALANGMMHVIIKHGLYDKDFVEKRTVGFSELKKTVEKYSPERVEEITGVPAELIEEAAVTFARAENAVITWAMGLTQSVHGYDNVRAIATLIAITGHIGRPGNGASPMRGQNNVQGACDLGVLPNVFPGYQAVTDPDKRKAFEKFWRVPLSGEVGLTTVEATHEALRGRVRAYYIMGENPVISEANSRNVLRALRKLEFLVVQDIFPTETTRLADIVLPATSMLENEGSLTNTERRVQWSFKAIEPPGEARPDWWIVSEIGKAAGFTRSGTGGFNYNSPEEILREINAIVPQYRGITPERLKRNLAGIHWPCPSEDHPGTRVLYAGGFLTPDGKAHLASVDHRPPAETPDEEYPLTLTTVRYVGHFHTLTMTGRSELLRKRWREPFLEV; from the coding sequence GGTTACAGGCTGGATTATGCTGACGACATACTAGGTATTCCGAACGAGAAGGGAAGCCTCTGCCCAAAGGGCAACGCGGTTCTCGATTTGTTCTCAAAGGACAGACTGAAAAAACCTCTTAAGGCGAAGGAAGAGGGAAAGTTCGTCGAGATAAGCTGGGGCAATGCTATTAAAGAGGTCGCCATTAGGCTGAGAGAGATAGCCAAAGATGACCCCAACCAGCTCATGTTCTTCGGCTCGGCCAAAACCTACAACGAGCCCAATTATCTGATTCAAAAGCTGGCCAGAATGCTCGGAACTAACAACATCGACCACTGCGCGAGGCTCTGCCACTCCTCGACGGTTGCAGGCCTGAAGGCCGTCTTCGGTGCCGGCGCCATGACCAACACCTACCGCGACATCGAGATGGCAGACGTGATAGTAATTTGGGGCCACAACTATGCTGAAACTCACCCGGTCGGCTTCCGCTACGTCCTCAAGGCCAAGGAGCGGGGAGCAAAAGTTATCGTCGTTGACCCGCGCTATACAAGAACCGCCTGGTTCTCAGACATATTCCTCCAGCTTCATCCCGGGACGGACATAGCCCTCGCCAACGGCATGATGCACGTTATAATTAAGCACGGCCTCTACGACAAGGATTTCGTTGAAAAAAGAACCGTCGGGTTCTCAGAGCTGAAGAAGACCGTTGAGAAGTACTCCCCTGAGAGGGTGGAGGAGATAACCGGCGTTCCGGCGGAGCTGATAGAGGAAGCCGCCGTAACGTTTGCCAGGGCAGAAAACGCCGTAATCACGTGGGCTATGGGCCTAACCCAGTCGGTTCACGGTTACGACAACGTCAGGGCCATTGCAACGCTCATAGCTATAACCGGACACATAGGAAGGCCCGGAAACGGTGCATCACCGATGCGTGGCCAGAACAATGTTCAGGGTGCCTGTGACCTAGGAGTTCTGCCGAACGTCTTTCCCGGTTATCAGGCGGTAACAGACCCAGATAAGAGGAAAGCCTTCGAAAAATTCTGGAGGGTTCCGCTCAGCGGTGAAGTGGGCCTTACAACGGTCGAGGCGACCCACGAAGCGCTGAGGGGCAGAGTGAGGGCCTATTACATAATGGGTGAAAATCCCGTCATAAGCGAGGCCAACTCAAGAAACGTCCTCAGGGCCCTTAGAAAGCTCGAATTTCTCGTTGTTCAGGACATTTTCCCCACCGAGACAACGAGATTAGCGGACATCGTTCTGCCCGCAACTTCAATGCTCGAAAACGAAGGTTCCCTCACCAACACGGAGAGGCGCGTGCAGTGGAGTTTCAAGGCCATAGAACCGCCGGGGGAAGCGAGACCAGACTGGTGGATAGTGAGCGAGATAGGAAAAGCGGCCGGCTTTACCAGAAGCGGTACGGGGGGCTTCAACTACAACTCTCCGGAGGAAATCCTGAGGGAGATAAACGCAATCGTTCCCCAGTACCGGGGAATAACACCCGAGAGGCTCAAGAGAAACCTCGCCGGAATCCACTGGCCGTGTCCGAGCGAAGACCACCCAGGAACGAGGGTTCTCTACGCGGGGGGGTTCTTAACACCCGACGGGAAGGCCCACCTGGCCTCCGTTGACCACAGACCGCCTGCAGAAACGCCCGACGAGGAATACCCACTGACTCTAACGACGGTGCGCTACGTCGGACACTTCCACACGCTGACCATGACTGGGAGGAGCGAGCTCCTGAGGAAGCGCTGGAGGGAGCCTTTCCTCGAGGTTCA